The nucleotide sequence CTCCCAGGACTGTCCGGCGCGGTGCTTGCGCAGGACGTCCAGGCAGCGGCCGACGAGCGGGAGCGTGCGCTCCGAGGCATCGGTCTTGGCCGGGACGAAGCGCAGCTCGCCGTCGACCCGCTGGAGCGTCTGCACGATCTCCAGGTGGCCGGTGTCGAGGTCGACGTCGGACCAGCGCAGCCCGAGCAGCTCGGCGCGGCGCATGCCCAGGTAGAGCGTCAGGACGTAGAGCGCGTGCAGCCGGTCGTCCTGGCTGGCCTCGATCAGCTCGTGGGCCTGCTCGGCGCTGATGCCCCGGTTGACGCGGTACTTCGGCGACGGGACGCGCACGAGCTGTGCGACGTTGCGCATGATCAGTTCCTCGCGGACCGCGTTCTGCAGCGCGTTCCGCAGGACGGCGTGCACCTGCTGGAGCGTCCGGATGGACGGGAAGCTCGCGCAGCACCGTCCGACCGCGCAGCACCGGCGGCGCTTCTCCGGGCGTCGCGCGTCGATCTCCTCGGCGCAGCACCGGCAGCGGTTCTGCACGTGGGCCAGGAGCCGGCGGACGTCGGCGGCCTGGAGCGCGGTGAGCCGCCTGGTGCCGAGCACCGGGACGATGTGCACCCGCACGACGACCTCGTAGCCCTGGTGGGTCTTCGGCTTGCTGTTCGGCCGGACGACGTGCTCCAGCCAGTACGCGAGGTACTCGCCGACCTTCCAGCTCCGGGTGGGCATCGGGATGCCGTCGCGGGACTGGCGCTGGAGGGCGGCCAGCTTCTCGACGACCTCCTTGCGGGTGCGGGCGTAGACCCGCCTCCGCCGGATCGTGCCGTCGGCGATCAGGACGTAGCAGGCGCCCTCGTAGCGGCCGTCCTGGCGCTTGTAGATCGTCCCCTCGCCGTTGGCGCGCTGCTTGCCGGTGCGGGGGGCGGGGAACCGCTCGTCGGGCGTCGGTTCGGTGGTCACGCGACCGCACCCCGTCCCGTGCGCTCGCGGTCGGCGATGGCCTCCCAGGACCGTGCGGCGTCGAGCCAGAAGCGCACCCCGTCGTCCGCGGCGGCGCGCGCCGCGATGACTGCCAGCCGGTGCACACGGTGGGTCTCCAGCCGGTCGGCGGCGGAGCGTTCGAGCACGGCCCACCAGCGGGCCCGGCGACGGTGCAGCTCGGCGAGCCGGTGGGCGTGCGCGGCGCGCTCTGCGGCCGTCGCCGGGTGGTGTGCGTGAAGGCCGGAGAGCGCGGCGGTCGTCCGGTCGAGGCCGGCCACGACGACGTCCAGGAACAGCGACCGGCTGTCGGCGTAAACGGCGTTTACGGCGGGTGCGCTCATGCCGCGTCCTCACCGAGCGACTCGACGAACTCCCGCAGCGCCTCGGCAGGGATGAGGCGGGCGCGGCCGACCTTGTGGGAGCGGAGCTGACGGGTCCGCATGAGGTCGTAGACGCGGCTCGTGCTCATCCTCAGCACCTCGGCGGCCTCCTTGACGGTGAGCAGCAGCGGGTCCATGTCAGGGCTCCTTCCGTGCGGTCATGGCGATGCGGTCGCAGTACTCGGCGTAGGCACCGAGGTAGGGCACCCGGACGCGGACGACGTCCCGGCCGGGCGCGGAGAGGACGGCGACGCCGGGCTCGGCGGTCGCGTGGCGTTCCGCGAGCTCGCGGACGGCCGGGCCGTGCAGCATCTCCAGCGAGTCGCCGGGGACGCGGAACGAGAGGCGCAGGGCGTACTGGTCGCGGGCGTAGCCGCCGCCCATCGCCTCGGCCTCGGCGCGCTGCGCAAGCGTGATCACGCGGAAGCCGACCTTGCGGCCCTCGGACAGCAAGCGCAGGTTCGCGGCCCTGATCCGGTCGAGGACCGAGCGCTCGCCGCGCCCAAGCTTCGGCATGGCGCCGGCGGCTCGGAGCAGGCCGGGGAACTCCTCGACGACGACCACGAACAGCGGCACGGCCGGGGACGGCTCGATCTTGTCCACGCGGTCCGGCAGCGCGGCCAGGCGTTCGTCCATCACGCCCACTAGCCGTTCCAGGAGCGCCGCGTGCTCCTCGAGATCCGCGGTCCCGGTTGCCTGCCACGGCCGATGCACCGTGCCGTCGTAGGGACAACCGAGCAGCAGGCCGGTGATGTCCGAGCCCGCGATCCGGACGTCGTCGGCCGCGGCGAGCTGGGCGAGCAGGCCGTAGGCGAACTGGGACTTGCCGGCGCCGTTCTGACCCTGGAGCGCGACGTGCGCGGCGTCGGCGAAGGTGTGCCCGAGCGCGTCGCCGAACTCGTCGCGTCCGAGCAGGACCGGGTCCTGGCACGTGCCGACCGTGATGCGCGGCAGCGCGAACGGCTCGGTGAGTGGGTCCTGGTCGAGCAGCTCGACACGGACCCACCGGCCGCCGTGCGGCACGACGCGCAGCGTCTCGAACCCGAGGCTGTGCGCGAGCCGGTCGCCGACCCGGGAGAGGTCCTGCGGCTCCTGACCGGGCAGCAGCTCGACGAGCACCGTCGTCGGTCGGTCGACGACGATCCGGCCGACCCTGGGGGTGCGGACCGTCGGCCCGGTGGCGGTGTCGGTGGTCCGGCTGACGCCGACGCCCTCGCAGGCGTCCCGCCACACGAAGCGCAGGTGCTCGGCGAACGCCCAGCACTCCTGCTCGTGCTCACGGTCAGCCCGGCGGTCGGCCCAGGAGCGCCGTGTGCGGCCGAACCAGCCGCCACCGCGTGATCGGTCGGGCGGGAACGGCAGGAGCGCCGTGGCGGTCATGACGCCCTCCGCGGCACCGGAAGCAGGGCGGGGGAGAGGGCGGCGGTGAACGCCCAGTCCCCGCACTCCGGGCACTCGCCCAGCGCGGGCGGGTATTCGGTCTCGCAGCCGCGGCAGACGAACACGACGCCCGGGTCGGTCTCGGCGGCCATCAGCTCGCCTCCGCCTGCTTGGTACGCGGGCCGGTGGCGGTCAGCGAGCGGACCTCCTGGCAGCGATACCAGACCTGCGCACCGACGACCTGGCCCTCGCGGTTCTTCTTGTCCATCACGCCGATCTCGAACCCGACGAGCTGGACGGGCTCGGCCGGCCCCAGCTCGGCGCCCGGCTGGTGGTGGGCCGTGATACCCACCTTGATGATCTCGTTGGTCGAGCGGCCGAACTGGCGGAAGCTCGCGACGAGCTGTACCTCCCACTTCGGCACGCCGTCCTTGGACGTCTCCTGCACGTCGGAGCCGAAGCGTGTCTTCGGCTCGCCGGACAGGAAGAGCACGCGCTCGAACGTCGCTGCCTGGTCGATGGCGTAGATCTGCGGCACTGGAATCACCCCGTGGTGTCGGTCCTCTAGACAGGTTCGACGGTAAGTGCAAGACGCTTAGGTGTCTAGAGGAGTTGCCGTCACCGAACGGAGTGCACCCGATCGGCCCAGGTCAGCGAGCTGGAATGTCGTACTCCAGGACATACGCCGGGGCGGCCTTGAGCGTGTCGCAGACCTCGACCGGGCGCCCGGTCGTGTCGTAGGCGGTCCGCAGGACGACCATCACCGGCACGCCGTCGGTGAGCTGGAGGCGGCGTCGCTCGTCGGCGGTGGGCATGCGGGCCGAGACCTCCTCGGTGAAGTGGTCCAGCTCGTGGCCCAGCTCCTCCAGGCGCGCGTAGATGCCGCCCGGGCCGGTGTCGTCGGCGACGATGGGGGAGCCGGCCGCGATCGAGGCCGGGACGTACGAGACGGCCGTCTCGACGGGCTGGCCGTCGGCCAGGTAGCGGCGGGACCGGACGACGACGTCCCCGCCATCGCCGAGGCGCAGGCGGTCGCGGATCTCGTCGGGTGGGCTGGCGGTCGAGACCTCCAGCTGGTCGACGCGCGGGGTGAAGCCGGTCTTTTCTGCCTCGACGCCAAACGCGGCGAGGCCGGCCTCGCGATGGCGGCGGGCGAAGCGTTCGGAGGCGAGGCGGCGGACTTGGACGGGCTGGCTGACGAAGACGCCTCGACCCTGCTCAGCGACGACTCGACCCTCGGAGCGAAGCTCCTGGATCGCCTGCCGGGCGGTCATTCGGGCGACCTCGTAGTGCTTCATGAGCTGAGCTTCGGACGGCAGCTTGTCTCCTGCCACCAGCTCGCCTCGAGTAATGGCAGCGCGAAGCTGGTCGGCGATCTGACGGTAAGGCGCGCGGTCACCCGAGCGGTCAAGGCTTCCGAGGTGCACTGTCTCGTCTCCAGGTGCCTAGACGACTATGTTGCTGGACAAGCCTACCGACGGTGGTCCCTCCTGGAGGTCCCTGTGTCAGAACCGCCGAGACATTCTGTAAGTGTGGCCGGAATAGTAGTGGATGAAGCGGGTAGGGTCCTAACCATTCAGCGGCAAGACAATCTGCATTGGGAGCCCCCGGGTGGAGTGCTGGAAATGGATGAAACTCCCGAAGCTGGAACGGTACGTGAGGTGCTCGAAGAAACTGGCATACAGGTCGAAGTCGAACGCTTGACTGGCGTATACAAGAACATGCAACGCGGAGTGATTGCTCTCGTCTTCCGGTGTAAGCCAGTCGCGGGTGCTCTATCGACCTCCGATGAGTCCCGGCGTGTCGCGTGGAAAGATCGTGCGGCGATTCTCGAAGAGATGACTCTAGTCTATAGAGTACGTGTTGAAGATGCGTTCGACTGCGAGCATGTCGCAGTGCGGAGTCACGACGGAAATCGGATACTGTCAGACTAGACCTCTTTCCCGATAGTGTGATACAAAACTTCTCGATACTGCCAGGACCACCGAAGACTACGCGTCGTTGGTGCGAAGCGAGGAGCTGAGTTGCACCTAGAGTCACTCACGGTCCAGAACTTTCGATGCTTCGGGCCGGATCCCGTTTGCCTAGAGTTCGAGACGGATACAACAGTGTTCATCGGTGCTAACGGAAGCGGGAAGACTGCAGTTATGCAGGCGCTCCAGCGGATGTTTGGTGTTGTGGCAGACGCTAGACGTGTCCGGCGGCAGGATTTCCACGTCCCAGCCGAGGAAGTCGAAGAGCCGGACGAGCGTTCGCTCATGGTGGAAGCTGTCTTCGCCTTCCCTGAGCTAGGCGCTGGCCGGGATTTATCGAGCGCGGTGCCAGCTTTCTGGCACCAGATGGCGGCTGACCAGAACGGCACAATGAAGTGTCGTCTTCGTCTTGAAGCGACCTGGACCAATAATGGACTCGACGGCACCATTGACGACCGTCTGATCGCTATCAAGAGTCACGATGAAAATTACACTGACGAGGCGGTCGCGATCGTGCGTGGCCCGACCAGGAGCCAGATCCAGTTTGTCTATGTGCCAGCAGTGCGCGACGCTGCATCCCACCTTGCAGGCCTTCTAAGAGGGCGTCTATGGCAGTCTATCAAGTGGTCTGATGGGTTTGTTGATGAGCTTAAGAAAAGTGGAGATGGGCTCAATGACGCATTCCTCGACGAGCGGGGTGTAGATTCACTGCTATCGGTATTGACATCGCGTTGGCAAGAAGTCCATGGAGCGGGTACCCATTCTCAGCCGGTACTTCGACCGATCAACTCGAAACTCGAAGACTTCGTACGCAACCTCGATGTCGTGTTCAGGCCAGACGAAACGGGAAGAGATCGGATTGTATCTGAGCTTAGCGATGGCCAGCGGTCCATGTTCTGCATATCGCTAGTTTCCGCCACGCTCGATGTCGAGAACCAGATTAAGGAGCGCGCGGAAGGTTTCGACGCCGAAGCTTTCTCTATGCCGGTACTTACGCTTGTCGGCGTCGAAGAACCTGAGAACAACTTGATGCCGTTCTACTTGTCTAGGATTGTGGAGCAGCTTCGCGAGGTTATGGCTTCGAGAGGTGGCCAAGCTCTGATATCAAGCCACTCAGCGAGTGTTCTTTCTCGTATTGAGCCGAAGCAAATCCGCCATTTCAGAGCTAAGTCCTCCTCGGGATCTTCGGTCCGGAAGATCCAGCTGCCAGCGGGCGAAGACGAGTACAAGTATATCCGGGAAGCAGTACGGGCGTATCCCGAGCTGTATTTTGCGAGCTATGTCATTCTGGGCGAAGGAAGCTCCGAGGAAGTCGTAATCCCGCGCGTTGCGGAAGCTATTGGCCTTCCGATTGATAGATCTTTTGTGGCAATTGTCCCGCTTGGCGGGCGTCATGTGAATCACTTCTGGCGGTTACTGAACGATCTGGATATCCCTCATTCGACCCTGTTGGACCTCGATCTTGGCAGAAGCGGAGGGGGTCATGGGCGGATCAAGTACGCAATTGAGCAGTTAGAAGCCATAGGTGTGCCTAACGATCAAATCGTTAGTGGAACGAGTCTAACGGTTTCCGCGTTGGCGGAAGCTTCGATGTCTCGTGATGTACTCGATCAGTGGATTGCTAAACTGCGGCAGCATCGAATCTATTACTCATACCCGCTTGATATCGACATGTCAATGTTAGTCTCCCTGCCGGAGCAGTATCAAGAAGTTGCCGATGGCGGGAATGGCCCAAGCGATCAGGGCGATCCTGTAAGTGCGGTACTCGGTGAGAAGGGTGACGCAAGTCTGCTCGAGGAACTGCCGTTTACCTGGTATAGGTACCTATTTCTTGGTCGAGGCAAGCCCACAACACACGCGAGGTCCCTCTCGAAGGTAGAGGATAGCGATCTCGCGCTCAGGTCTCCGGAAGAGCTCCGCGCTTTGGTCGACCGCATCGCATCGGAGATCCCGAACTCCCCCTTCGGAGGGGTGCAATAGTTATGGGTGGTCGCGAAACCGAATGGGCGCCTGTCGGCATACCGAGTCTCGAACCGGCCGCGTTAGAAGCAGTTCGAGAAGCAGGCCACGGTTGCGTTATTGCAGGTCCAGGTGCCGGCAAAACGGAGTTGCTGGCTCAAAAAGCCGCATATCTGTTTTCGTCGGGATTATGTCCGGCTCCGTATCGCGTGCTGTCGATATCATTTAAGACGGACTCTGCAGAGAATCTGGCCCGGCGAGTCGAGGAGCGTTGCGGGCGCGCGACGTCGCTTCGTTTCGACTCGATGACTTTCGATGCCTTCACTAAGAATATTCTGGATCGGTTCTCAACAACCCTTCCTCAGATCTGGCAGCCATCTAACGCCTACCACGTAGATTTTCCCACACGAGGTGATTTTCGAACGTTTACGGCCAAGCTCGCACAGTTCCGGCCACATTGGCGCGATGTTCTTATGGGTATGACGTGGGACGACTTCAGTCAGAATCTCCTTGGGACGTTCTCGCTTCCTTCTAGCCCTGCAGCGGCGGCCACTGCTCAGGAGTGTGCGGTCTTGAATTGGGTGAAATCCGGAGTAGATCGAAGTCCATCCGCCCTCTCTTTCCCGGTCATTAATCGACTAACGCATTTGCTGCTGCGAAACGCCCCTTCGGTGGCGCGGGCATTGATGGCCACTTACCCATTTGTGTTCGTGGATGAATTCCAGGATACAACGCATTCCCAGTACGACTTGTTGGCTTCGACGTTTCTGTCGGGTGGCTCGAAGATCACCGTAGTCGGGGATGAGAAGCAGAAGATTATGGGCTGGGCTGGAGCCAGGTCTGACTCGTTCGGTGCCTTCTGTAGCGAAGTTTCCATTAGTCCCCGGGAACTAAGATTCAACTATCGAAGCGTTCCTGACCTAGTCAGAGTTCAGCATTCGGTCGCGCAGCAATTGGACCCTGCTATCGAAATGGGCGAGTCGAAAGCTGAGCTTATCGAGGATGAACAATCGGCTCGGCTGTGGACGTTTGATCGAATCGACGACGAAGGCGAGCGCATCGCCAGGTGGATCAAGGAAGATCACCTGCGTACCGGCCTCCCATACGACAACTACGTCTTAGAGCGTGTTTGAGAAGGCCGGCGTGTCTGCGTGGTCCGGGCGCCGGTGTGGTCCATCGTGGATGGGTGGCTCGGCGTAAGCGGCGGTATCCCTCGGACACCAGCGATGCCCAGTGGGCGTTGATCGAGCCGCTCCTGCCCGAGGCCGGATCGGGTGGGCGGCCGGAGAAGCATCCACGCCGGGACGTGGTCGACGCGATCCTCTACGTGGTGCGCGCGGGGTGCGCATGGCGTGCTCTGCCTGCGGACTTCCCGCCATGGCAGACCGTGTACTGGTACTTCAACCGATGGGAGCAGCAGAAGGTCACCGAACAGATCCTGCCGGTCGTACGCGGACAGCTGCGCGCCGACGAGGGCCGCGACCCGGAGCCGAGCGCGGGCATCATCGACTCCCAGTCCGTGCGCGGCGCCGACACCGTCGGACAGGACACACGTGGATACGACGCCGGAAAGAAGGTCAACGGTCGGAAGCGGTTCATCATCACCGACACCCTCGGCCTGCTCTTGACGACGATGGTGTGCTCGGCGTCGGTCCAGGACCGCGACGGCGCCAAGTCGATCCTGCTCGACCTCTACCTGCGCACGAGGGTGCGCTTCGTGTTCGCCGACGCCGGGTTCGCCGGCCGCCTGCTCGACTGGGCCACCTCGATCCTGCGGACCACGGTCGAGGTCGTCCGCAAACCGCCTGAGCAGCGCGGATTCGCCGTCCTGCCGCGCAGGTGGGCGGTCGAGCGGACCCTGGCCTGGCTCACCGCGCACCGGCGTCTGGCCCGAGACTACGAACGCGACCCCGCCGTGTCCGAGGCCATGATCCGCTGGGCGGCGATCAACACCATCACCCGCCGCCTCGCCCGCGGCACCCCGGCCGCCCGGCAACAGAAGTACATGATCACACCCGCGACTTGATCTTCTCAAACACGCTCTTACTGGTACGGCAGAAAGCGGATGACTTCGAGCAGTCTCTACGCCCATACTTTGAGAAGTATGATGTACGGCTTGTGAATCATGCGAAGCAAGCTGCGACCATTCCTCTTCAGGATCTTCTAAAAGATCGTATCTGCTCTTTTGGCGTGGAGTTGCTTCGATTGTCTGTCGCGGAGGCTCCCCCACGAAGTTGGGATTCAGTTCGGGAGACTTTGTTGCTCTTGAGGCAATTAGACCCAGTGGAAGACGATATCGCATATCTGGACCTGGAGGATGAAATCCACAAAGAGGTTGATCAGTTGCGCTTACTGATCGCGAGCCTTCCCGTGGAGTCTTCATCTGCCGATCAGGTGGCGGCTCGGATGGAGGAATTCGTTCCGGATAGAGTTTGGAGTCGAGGGTTTCGCTCCTATCAGGACTCGGATGCCGCGCAGCGGGCCCGCAGTGCCTTCGCGGAACGACTACGGCAAGTTCTGGACTACACGGACAAGTGGTGGTCAGTTGCTGCCGACTTCGGTGGGGAGAATGCTGTTTCGATTCTATCCATCCATCGAAGCAAAGGACTTGAGTTCGATACTGTAATAAATGTTGGCTTCGATGACGCCTCATGGTGGAGCTATAGAAGAGATCCATCTGAAGGGAACTCCACGTTCTTCGTGGGCATGTCCCGCGCTCGCCGACGGTTGATCTACGCGCACTGTGCTGAACGTGGCCGTCGGCACGAGATCTCGCCGTTGTTTGATCTGCTGCAACAGGCCGGCGTTGCCGAAGAACACTTCACGTAGGGGCGCTCGCCGCGCCCCACACCCCGGGCGA is from Pseudonocardia autotrophica and encodes:
- a CDS encoding site-specific integrase, with protein sequence MTTEPTPDERFPAPRTGKQRANGEGTIYKRQDGRYEGACYVLIADGTIRRRRVYARTRKEVVEKLAALQRQSRDGIPMPTRSWKVGEYLAYWLEHVVRPNSKPKTHQGYEVVVRVHIVPVLGTRRLTALQAADVRRLLAHVQNRCRCCAEEIDARRPEKRRRCCAVGRCCASFPSIRTLQQVHAVLRNALQNAVREELIMRNVAQLVRVPSPKYRVNRGISAEQAHELIEASQDDRLHALYVLTLYLGMRRAELLGLRWSDVDLDTGHLEIVQTLQRVDGELRFVPAKTDASERTLPLVGRCLDVLRKHRAGQSWEASEAGDAWQDHGLVFPSRIGTPMEPDNLRRSWYPLRARVGAHRVRFHDLRHTCVTLLLDLGVPPHIVREIAGHSDIGVTMKIYAHASLTEKRAALQKLDGRIG
- a CDS encoding helix-turn-helix domain-containing protein; translation: MDPLLLTVKEAAEVLRMSTSRVYDLMRTRQLRSHKVGRARLIPAEALREFVESLGEDAA
- a CDS encoding GntR family transcriptional regulator yields the protein MHLGSLDRSGDRAPYRQIADQLRAAITRGELVAGDKLPSEAQLMKHYEVARMTARQAIQELRSEGRVVAEQGRGVFVSQPVQVRRLASERFARRHREAGLAAFGVEAEKTGFTPRVDQLEVSTASPPDEIRDRLRLGDGGDVVVRSRRYLADGQPVETAVSYVPASIAAGSPIVADDTGPGGIYARLEELGHELDHFTEEVSARMPTADERRRLQLTDGVPVMVVLRTAYDTTGRPVEVCDTLKAAPAYVLEYDIPAR
- a CDS encoding NUDIX hydrolase codes for the protein MAGIVVDEAGRVLTIQRQDNLHWEPPGGVLEMDETPEAGTVREVLEETGIQVEVERLTGVYKNMQRGVIALVFRCKPVAGALSTSDESRRVAWKDRAAILEEMTLVYRVRVEDAFDCEHVAVRSHDGNRILSD
- a CDS encoding ATP-dependent nuclease, with amino-acid sequence MHLESLTVQNFRCFGPDPVCLEFETDTTVFIGANGSGKTAVMQALQRMFGVVADARRVRRQDFHVPAEEVEEPDERSLMVEAVFAFPELGAGRDLSSAVPAFWHQMAADQNGTMKCRLRLEATWTNNGLDGTIDDRLIAIKSHDENYTDEAVAIVRGPTRSQIQFVYVPAVRDAASHLAGLLRGRLWQSIKWSDGFVDELKKSGDGLNDAFLDERGVDSLLSVLTSRWQEVHGAGTHSQPVLRPINSKLEDFVRNLDVVFRPDETGRDRIVSELSDGQRSMFCISLVSATLDVENQIKERAEGFDAEAFSMPVLTLVGVEEPENNLMPFYLSRIVEQLREVMASRGGQALISSHSASVLSRIEPKQIRHFRAKSSSGSSVRKIQLPAGEDEYKYIREAVRAYPELYFASYVILGEGSSEEVVIPRVAEAIGLPIDRSFVAIVPLGGRHVNHFWRLLNDLDIPHSTLLDLDLGRSGGGHGRIKYAIEQLEAIGVPNDQIVSGTSLTVSALAEASMSRDVLDQWIAKLRQHRIYYSYPLDIDMSMLVSLPEQYQEVADGGNGPSDQGDPVSAVLGEKGDASLLEELPFTWYRYLFLGRGKPTTHARSLSKVEDSDLALRSPEELRALVDRIASEIPNSPFGGVQ
- a CDS encoding UvrD-helicase domain-containing protein, which produces MGGRETEWAPVGIPSLEPAALEAVREAGHGCVIAGPGAGKTELLAQKAAYLFSSGLCPAPYRVLSISFKTDSAENLARRVEERCGRATSLRFDSMTFDAFTKNILDRFSTTLPQIWQPSNAYHVDFPTRGDFRTFTAKLAQFRPHWRDVLMGMTWDDFSQNLLGTFSLPSSPAAAATAQECAVLNWVKSGVDRSPSALSFPVINRLTHLLLRNAPSVARALMATYPFVFVDEFQDTTHSQYDLLASTFLSGGSKITVVGDEKQKIMGWAGARSDSFGAFCSEVSISPRELRFNYRSVPDLVRVQHSVAQQLDPAIEMGESKAELIEDEQSARLWTFDRIDDEGERIARWIKEDHLRTGLPYDNYVLERV
- a CDS encoding 3'-5' exonuclease; the protein is MIFSNTLLLVRQKADDFEQSLRPYFEKYDVRLVNHAKQAATIPLQDLLKDRICSFGVELLRLSVAEAPPRSWDSVRETLLLLRQLDPVEDDIAYLDLEDEIHKEVDQLRLLIASLPVESSSADQVAARMEEFVPDRVWSRGFRSYQDSDAAQRARSAFAERLRQVLDYTDKWWSVAADFGGENAVSILSIHRSKGLEFDTVINVGFDDASWWSYRRDPSEGNSTFFVGMSRARRRLIYAHCAERGRRHEISPLFDLLQQAGVAEEHFT